The following is a genomic window from Xenopus laevis strain J_2021 chromosome 2L, Xenopus_laevis_v10.1, whole genome shotgun sequence.
ACTGAACATTCCTTATCAAGCACTTCTTTATTAGACTGTATTTATTCAGAATCATCACTAAGTAAGTGGCTTGTCAGTATTTTTTCAAAGTTCCGAAAATATGAGTATTGCAGCAACTAATGTAGTTGTTTGATCGCACCGGGATGGCTCCTTCTTTCTCTCTGTGCAGTGTCAGAAAAATTCTTTAATTTTTGTGCACTGTGCAGGTTTCTTTTCAGGAGGTGAATTGGGTCTTTGGAGACCGTATGTCCCAATATACCAAATACATATCACATTGGTTTCGTTACATTGATGACCTGGTATTCATTTGGACAGGTGACCAAGAAGAACTATGCAAATTCCTCAAATTATTAAATAACGATTTGAATATCAAACACACATACTAGCAGCAATGCGATTCTTGACTTCCTGGATATCACATTAACCATCCGGGAGGATGGTGTAATTTGTACggatttattttgcaaaaaaaaaaaaacagcgacTAATTCCATCCTGCATTTCCAAAGTCACCATCCAATGGCAACAAAAAGAGTAATTCCTGTTGGAGAATTCTTACAGCTACGTCGGAACTGCTCACACCCTCAAGCTTTTAAATGCAGGGCAAATTAATTAACTTCACGGTGAGGGGAAAGGGGTTAATCTGAAGGGTTTACACAAGAGCAGTTAATACCCCTAGAAATACACTACTAGAGGGACGCAGACGAACCACACAGAAAACAGAACAACCTATTAGATTCATAGGCACTTTATGTATCCGATACTATACAGCTTCCCACATTGTGATTGTCTCATAAGGTTAATCATAATCATTATTGGGAATATTCATATATGATTGGATCATCTGTGAGTTTTTATATACCCCGAATATTAAATGAAATGATGGAATCAGTCATGCATTTCTAACACACGAATATATTATCTGATAGATGTCACAATGTAAACTGGTTACAAAGATGCTTGACATCTGTAACTCAATATATTGTacttatagaattttttttatgtaagtgACAAGACGTTAATGTCCTGCGAAATGGAGCCCCGACTGAAATGAGTAGAAGCGCAATCTATACCTAGAGACAGGCTAATACCTGTGGATCCTCCCTGTAAGATGCATCATGATGTGATTGGCCTGTTTAAATATTGACAGTTAGTCCCACagttattaaagtgatactgacactaaaaaatgaattttagcatatgaatgtatattaaatgttacctataggtcatgttgatcattttttttgctgagaggtttgtttttgtatataattgttagttgaagttcctaagcctgactttctgacactctgactttgccaacctgactgtcccatctcagcctgttagttacagtttctaatgctaacggactcctgctgcacaaatatggcagccccctcatacaggaacatgggggatcagacaggtaatgtaaaagcatcatgcaaatactttatggcaaagttagaagtagcttgcaaagatgtaaaaaaagtttaatttcaggtgtcagtatctctttaataggAGCGAAGCAATGAATCTGCAACTAAAACCAGATAGAGCAAAACGCTACacaaactttcaaaaataaatataaaatgtagattttttttatgaacttttttttttacatatgcccAACTAAACAATTATGGGGGTAGTTTAATATCAGTGAGAGGTAAACTGATTCAGTACAAAGTACATCAACTCTTTACAACCCCATTAAAACTTAAGGCTATAGGCAAGAGAGACAATGACAATTGCCCCAGATGTGGAACACCAGCGGCAAACTTCTTACATATTATCTGGGCCTGCCCAGCATTAAACACCTATTGGACTCAGGTAATGGCCGCACTAGCAAATACCCTTGACTTTCCACAGGTGTGTCTACTGGGCCTTATTATATTAtgctaagaaatgtattattatgcaTTGGACGGGACCCACCCCTCCTACAGGAGACTCCTGGATAAAACTAGTTAATGAGGCTAGACCCATGATTAAGCTCACACATGAAGCCAGAGGTACCGACCGTAAATTCGATAAGATATGGAGTCCCTGGTGGGAGTCGGGCCCTAGCGTTCAACCTAGGAACGATACAGCAAATGTTTAAGTAATCCAGTAGTAAGATAATAGTTTTTAAGTACAGTTAACCTGTAGTGAGGGAGCAAAGATGGGACACAATGTAAAGCTAATACAATGACATGAGATTGTAATAGAATTGTTTGTTTGTGAATGTTtaatgttcttaaaaaaaaatgcattacctTTTAAAAATGATGGAGGTGGGGGTATgttttctcgttttttttttctttaaaaaaaatatcattctgGTTTTCTGGTCATTTGCCCAAGCATTTGCTTTGTTTTCAGTATGAAGCCATGTTCCAGCATGAATTTATATTTACCTGTGCCCGATACGTTCACCTTGAACCTATTCTGGCTGGACACAGACTAAGCATATTTGCAACCTGCCCAATCCTTTGGCATGACTGACGAATATATTTCTTACTCAGGACTCAGTTTCAGTATGGAACCGTTATTCCTTCGGCCTCAGCATGCGAGTCTTCTTTCGGTTTTGAGCTTTAACAATCCTGAGTTTCACAGACACCAGTCAGAGGGATGGATCACAGTCCAGCTAGTCGTTGGATAGGAATGATCAGTGTGCGCAGGTCCATACTTCCAAGTGCATTAATGCAGTTTGCATGTACAAATTATACAATCtggtaaataaagattttttttggtacATTAAATTTTATAATGGTAAATTCCCTGTAAActttacagtataaaaaaatgtgATCTTTTGGGTGTAAATAAGTTGAAAGTATTTTTTCAGTAGCATATTTTTACTGTTAATACCAATTATGACACAGTAGCTCTATGCACCAGGTCaccaaaaaaaagtctgaaaatgtcTGAAACTTTCTGGAATACTGAACAATAAAATCTTTTATAATATTTGGTTTCTTccacagataaaaaatatataattggatGGTATTTATATCCTTTAACCTGGCTTGAGTAAGacataaaaataagaaatgaatGCTGCAAATGCATTCTTGTTTCCAATATACAGTTACAGTCCTCTGCAGTCTTCAGTCTGGGAATCTATTTTCTTTCTCTTCAGGTTCTACAACGCTGAGGCATCTGTCAGCAAATTCAACAAACAATGGTTCTTGCATGTATTTCTTCATTGCATCCTCTCTTTCTTCTGCCTGATCCAGCTTAATCAGAAGCTCTCTGAGATGCGGATTTAGAAGCAAATGCTTCAACTCATCAGATTCCCCTGTTAAGAcaaagttgttttaaatttaattatttcatattcTACTGCAAATTGGCCATCTACAGTTGAATGGTTAACAGGTAAATGGTTTAATGAGCAATTAAATATTACCCTACATGGATAGGTTTGActacagtttattttttataataatataatgttttagtagtatgtgccactaggtaatcaaatagaaaatttccattttaaaaaataagggccgcctcctagGATCCTAggatttactgtgcacacaaacaaaccatgcatgttaggtcacatgagccaattaacagacagagttatgtcttttgcttccacacttttccttttacatttagagctgcagtatttctggtcaggtgatctctaaggccgcacacagaccatcacgaaatggtggttaaaggcaagagatataaaagggcaatatttacttaaatcttaccagtttggtaagattctttagtattctcatagtacaggtatgggatttgttatccagaacgctctgaattatgaagttggactccattttatccaaataatccaaattttttaaaatgatttcctttttctctgtaataattgaacagtaccttgtacatgatccacaCTAacatatacttaatccttattggaaacaaaaccagcctattgggtttatttaatatttacatcataTTCTAATAGACTTTAGGtcttatggaaagatcagttatctggaaaaccccaggtcccgagcattctggataacaggtcctatacatgtagTAATGTGGAAGATCTACATGCTAGGCTACTTAAAATATATTAACACATCTCACCCATCTGCAGATATCCTCTGTATCTGCACACAAAATGTACTGTGTGCCACTGCAGGAGCACAGAAAATGCAGACAGAGGGGAGGCGAGGCTGCATCTCATGTGACATTAGCCAAAGCTATGTTGAAGTCAGGAAAGAATTGTCTGAATTAACAGCTTACATTTCAATTGAATAATTAGTAGAAGGATGTTAACAAAAACTGCCCTGATTCTATGCAGTACATCTATGCAGGAAATCTTACCCAGAAGCTTCAGCTTGTGTGGAGGAACTCTATCAGATTCATTATCTTCATCAATCAAACCAtctatgaaacaaaaaaaattttttttttccaaaatacttCAAAAcgaaaaaaagctttaaaggagaattcaaccctcttGAAAGCCCACTGGTTTAGTCCTTGACATGTAAAGCCAGCTTCAGACAATGGCAAATAACCCTATGTGACCCAGAAATATCTTGGCATTAGCCTTGTGTCCACGCATACATGAGCTGCTTTGCTTTAATCTGTGCTGCTGCGGAGCCATTCTCCCCCTCCTCTCTCTTCCTTGAATGCCAATAGGGACATGCGTAGTAGAGCCTGTTATAAAACACCTCCATCCTGGCTTCATGTTATGTTCATATCTCACCCCTTGTGTCTTCATTCTCAGTTCTCCATCTTTCCCCCTTGGTACTCAGATAACATCTCTCCTTAATACCCCCCCAGCCCTCATAAATTAGACTTCAGCCCTCAACTCTCCTACAATATATATCTCCATCTCCTCCCTCATTCATCAGCCTTGCTTTCAGAAATGTAGGTACAGCAAAGCATGCCCTCTCAAGTTCTGTAGAGTAGCAGAAGGCAGAGATATATATTGTAAGAGAGGTGAGGGCTGAGGGGGAAGGAAGGAGAGACGTGAACTGTGTACGGAGGCGTTAGGAAGGAGGACTGAGAAAGGAGACAAGAGGGGTGAGATATGAACGGTTAGGAAAGTGCATATCGGAAAGTGAGTTTTGTTGAGGAGACGGGAGTACACAAACAAAAATGGCGGCTGTGAAGATGTAATGCAGCTTTGAGAAACACATCACTGTAACGCAGAATCGGTTCGTGTAAGTGCCATGCTGAGTTAGCGGTTCAGCTGGGGCCCTCATTGGCAATTCATACCTGGGGTTTGCAAGAAAAATGTGTGGagggttgaattcccctttagaGCAGTTATGATTGCTTCTAGTAAGTTATTGGCAAGTAAgttattttacaaatgtatataagAAATTTACAGAATTTGTTAATTTACACATTGTATTAAGCTTTGGTTGTGTTTTGTGCCAACAAGTATTTTTAATCTTCACAATAGATTGTGCCCTTAACAActtgataaaagaaaataaaatgaaataagtcaaatcaagtcAACCTGCTGTTGTTTCTATTGACCTGTAGATAAACTTGTAGATAATGTCAGGGATCAGAAAACGGAGGAAGTCAAGGGAAAGCactccatatactgtaaatacataaaAGTTATTCCAACATTGTTGGAAGGTGTTCATCTACCCAAATGGACCAAATTGTCGAATTTTTTGGGACATCCTCTTCTGTAAAATGTAACTCTATATGGGGAGGTGTTGGTTAAACCATTGATGAGATGTGGGTGCCATGCTGGATATCCATTTAATGGCGATCAGCCTTTTAGCCTGTATAAACAGGTAAGTTAACAAATGTTTTTCACCATAGAGGGGGCAATGTCCCCAATTTGGTTGAGGAGCAAAGCTAGTGGGTTCAGTGGTATAATAAGGGCTAAAGTTTGGCTTGTCTCCTCGGTTACTTTTTTCCAATAATACTGTATGTGGGGGCACTGCCATACCATATGGAAAAAATTAGCGGGTGTGAACCCACATCTATGACATATGTCTGGTATGGAAGGGTTCATCAGATGTAACTTATGTAGGGTCAGGTATGTACTGTGTAAAAATCAGAATTGTATCATCTTATCTCGGACGCTGATTAAAATACGGTTTCCAGGAGCTATGGCCATGTTTCAGTATCCATAGTGGGGATGTCAAGTAACCACTTTTCCCTTAGTTTCGGCAGgggatcattatttattttgagtaGTATATTGGAAAAGAGTGATAATTGCTTATCTATATTGGGCAGATGGACCTTTTTCTCAATCTGATTAGGTGTTGTGTCTATCTCTGCATCACCAAACCGAGTGTGCACTGCATGCCTCAATTGCAGATACCTAAAAAACATGTTATGTGGAAGGCTGTGAAGGACAAGAGTCTACCCTGGTCCACGATATCTCCTATATATTTGACTCATGTTGGGCCCACACCTTAGGACCAGGGATGTTTCAGTTGGGAAATATTTGGGTTAAACCATAATGGTGCATGCTGGGAACACTGACCCTGGGGAACtggtaaaaaattatatatattgaatataatttacagttatcATGGGCTTTGAATGACTTCTGAACAAAATCTAATAAATGGTAAAACACATTACCAAATGATTTTTGTATCATGGCTAAAAACTCCAGCCCTTAGTCTGGATTGAAAACATTAACGAGCTAATACAAGTAGAGCCAGATTCTAGCGGACTCATACTTTATTCCAATGATAAAGAGAATACTGACAACttaaagtttattatattaataaatgtgtttcACACATAATGTCCTTTATCTGATGTCCttgaatgggattttttttttttttttttcaaaaaatctgtTCATTTAATTATATGGGCAAAAGAAGAATAAcatgaatgttctggaatggccaagtcaaagtcctgaccttaatccaattaaAATTTTAAGGAAAGACCAAAAGTGAGCGGTTCATgcgaggaaacccaccaacatccaagagctgcaG
Proteins encoded in this region:
- the znhit3.L gene encoding zinc finger, HIT-type containing 3 L homeolog, with amino-acid sequence MPLQPCCVCSSDTPKYRCPGCRAKYCSVSCCKKHKEECTLSSTPDTVTTHIARGERLMSREDGLIDEDNESDRVPPHKLKLLGESDELKHLLLNPHLRELLIKLDQAEEREDAMKKYMQEPLFVEFADRCLSVVEPEEKENRFPD
- the znhit3.L gene encoding zinc finger, HIT-type containing 3 L homeolog isoform X1; translation: MPLQPCCVCSSDTPKYRCPGCRAKYCSVSCCKKHKDGLIDEDNESDRVPPHKLKLLGESDELKHLLLNPHLRELLIKLDQAEEREDAMKKYMQEPLFVEFADRCLSVVEPEEKENRFPD